CTCACCTTCATTCCCCTGTGGTTTTCATACATCGTCTGCGCCAATGCTTTATGTGTTCGTCAATCCGGCAGCTGCCCGCTGCTGCATGAGTCTTTGTTTTTTGCCGGTTTATTCCCGCTCAGCGCGGTTTTCTGGTGGTTTTTCGAATACCTTAATCAATTTGTCCTGAACTGGTTCTATACCGGAGTGGATTATGGTCCGCTGGGATACAGCATTCATGCAACCATCTCTTTTTCTACCGTTTTGCCTGCGGTGTATACAACCAGAGAATTGCTCTTCAGAATGGCATGGTTCAGAAACAGATTCCACGGTTTCCCCTCATTTGGAAAATCTATTCCCGGATTCGTAAACTGGCTGGTCCTGCTGATCTCCGCGGCAGGATTGACAGGTATAGGACTATGGCCTGAAGAGCTTTTCTTTCTTCTATGGGTCTCGCCCCTGCTCATCCTGACAACCCTGCGGCATATTGCCCGACAGCCCACCCTTTTATCGGTCATGGCGGCCGGGGACTGGCGCCCGGCTATGTCGGCCGCACTGGCAGCCCTGGTCTGTGGCGTTTTCTGGGAAATGTGGAATTTCTACAGCCTCGCCAAATGGATATATAGTATTCCTTATGTCCATCGCTTCAAGATTTTCGAAATGCCGATTCTGGGCTATATGGGATACCTGCCTTTCGGCCTGTTATGCATTGAAATTGTGGATTTTTTTAAGCCGGAGAAAAAAATACATTAGTAGTTTTAAAAAATGTCTGTCCGCCAATCACAACATGCAGGTGTTTAGATATTTTCCCTTGCCGGACACCATTGTCCAAGGTACTTTTTCAAGCCTGGACAAATTCCCTGGGAATATATTCAGTAAAACCAAAAGCGGAAGTTGAGATACTGTATTTGTTACAGAAATAATCTCCCGCTGGCAGCATTTAAACCGCGAACCCCAGCAGAAAAATGTCGTTATATGAAAATATGGATCGATGCCGATGCCTGTCCTGCGGTCATTAAGGAGATATTGTACAAAGCCTCACTTCGCAAAAAAATGCAGCTCATCCTGGTTGCCAACACTCCCCTGCGCATTCCTCATTCACCATATATACACAAGATGTTAGTCGGCGCCGGTCCCGATGTTGCCGATAAAAAGATAGTGGAAAATATAGCAGCCGGCGATCTGGTGATTACCGCTGATATTCCCCTGGCGGCCGAGGTTATTGCCAAAGGTGGCCATGCTCTGAGCCCGCGCGGTGAGATGTTCTCCGCAGAAAGCATCGGCGGCAGACTCAGCATGAGAGATTTTCTTGATGATCTACGTTCAAATGGTATTAACACAGGCGGTCCCGCACCGCTGAGCAACAGTGACCGGCAGAAGTTTGCAGGCCAGCTGGATAAATTGCTGACTGAAAAAGCAGGAAACACCGCTGGAAATCAGGACCAGTGAAACACTCCACCCTCGCGTTTACGCCTCCTCAGCAATGCCGTCATCTCTTCTTTGGATAAAGGAAGACTGTAGATATTTCCCTGGATAATATCGCAGCCGAAGCCGCGCAACAGCTTCACATGTTCCTCCCGATCGACTCCTTCGGCTATCACCTCCAGATTGAGCGAATGCGCCAGGTTAATGATGGTTGAGACAATAGCACGGCTACTGGAACGTTCAGTCATGTCCAGGATGAAGGAGCGGTCGATCTTCAGGGCTGTTACCGGCAGCCGGCTGAGATAACTGAGAGAGGAGTAGCCGGTACCGAAATCATCGATGGCGACGCCGAAACCTGATTCCCTTATCGCCCGGAGCTTGGAAACATTTTCCTCTGCGTCCTCCATGAGAGCACCTTCGGTGATTTCGATATCCAGACCATGATCCTCCGTATCGCCCACCATCTGCATCAAAGAGCGGACAAAGTTTGGCTGCCGTAACTGATAGGGTGAGACATTGACCGCAATTCTCGGCGGGTCAAGCTGTAACTGGCGCCACCGCAGCAGATCATCGACAGCATGCCGTATTACCCAGTTTCCAATCTCTATTATCATATCGGTCCCTTCCATCAGGGGGATGAAACGACCAGGGAAAACCAGACCCTCTTCAGGATCATCATAGCGCACCAGAACCTCCATGCCGGCAATGCTCTCATCGGCAGTGAAGATTTTTGGTTGATAGCTCAGAACCAGCCTGCCTCTGACGATGGCGTTACGCAGTTTGGCCTCCATAGTAACTGATTGAACTATCCGATCATTCATGGCCGGGTTGTAGAGCAGGTATGTTACTCCTTGACTATGCGCTTTTTTAAGTGCCATTTCTCCATATTTATATAATGCATCCGGATCGGTGCCATCGGAAGGGAACAATGCGATGCCGACACGAACTCTGACATGGATCTCCTCATCATGGATTTTGAATGGTTCATTAAAATTATTGAGCACCTCCTGTTCCAGTCTGTGGGCAACCTGGTCGGTGTTCATCAGACCGGCCAGTGAAACTGCAAAACCATGGGCCCCAACCCTGGCGACAGTTTCCTGGTTACCGGTGGCATCGCAAAGACGCCGTCCAACCTGTTTCAACAGCTGATCACCCACATGCCGGCCATAGGTGTTATTGATACCGGAGAAATGCAGGAGATCGATTATCAGCAGGGCCACCATGTTGTCGGCCCGCGTGGCCACCCTGAACTGCAGCGGCAGGTGTTCCATGAGGAAGTTGCGGTTAAAGAGCCCGGTCAAGGCATCGTGATAGGCGAGATAGTTAAGCTGCTTCTCTTTACTGATATGATCGAGGGCGAAGGAGAGATCTCCCGCCAGTTCCACAAGCAGCTGCATTTCTGCATCGTTGAAATCCTCCGGGTTCCGGGAAAAAAAGGCAAACACGCCGACGGTCTTTTCCTCAAGCTGCAAAGGCAGTAGGGCATAGGCGGCGTACTCGACGGCGGCGCCGGCTTTGGCGATGATACTCTCCCGCCGCCGATGACGAACCACCGGTTCGCCATCGCGATACAGCTTATCAAGATCCTCATCGACTTCATTCGAGATGGTTTTGATGGGTGTAACCTGACAGGCCGACCCATCATCGGTCAAGCGACAACAGGTATTGGCCGCAGACTGCTCATCCTCTCCTTCCACGCTGATCCAGGCCATCTGATAGCCTCCGTCCTCGACGGCTATCCTGCATGCCTCCCTAAACAGTTCTCCACAGTCCTGCCGCCGGACAATGGTTGAATTGATGCTGCTGAGAATACGATAGAGCCGGGCAAGATCTGCTGTCTTGCTTTCACTCTCACGGAGATCACGAGTCCTTTTCTCCACCCGCTGCTCCAAAGTGGCATTTATCTCCTGGAGCTGGCTGATGGTCTCATTGAAGCTGCGATGCATCATTTCAAAGGGTGCCATTACCTCTGCCAGAAACTCCTGGCCCCGGGTGAGGTATTCTCTGAGATGTGATGCGGCACCTTCTGTCGGCACCGCTTCCCTGAGGACCTCTTGGTGCATGGCTATCAGTTCAAGAATATTAATGTTTTTGTCGACCGCACTCCTGCCTAGATCATAGGCCTGCATTAATGATTCTTCACTGGTTTCACCAGTGACGTACGCCATCAAGGCCTGCCGATATACGACGGCAAATGCTGCGGGGAGATCGCCCTGGGGAAGATTATTCACTTCAAATCATCCTCCTGTCGTCCAGCCTGAGGACACCAGCATGCCACCAGCACCAGGGCGTCATCAGTGGATTTGGCATAATTGTTGAGAATCGAGGCTGAGAGCCTCTCCGGATCTCGACCGGCGATCATCTGAACGAAATCGCTGTTTATACCATCGGTTGCCATGACCAGAAGGTCCCCGTCGTCAAGATTGACAAACGTCGGCTGCAGATTGGGCAGACGGTAGCCCACGATGCCGCCGCGCATGGTGATATATTCGGCAAAAAGCCGCTCCCCCTGAATCCGATGCACTACTCCCTCCACGTTACCGATGCCGATCCAACCCAGCAGACATTGCCGGCTGTCGATGGCGGCCAGGGCACAGGCGCAACCGCGAGTACCTTTCAGTGCTTCGTGACCGAACCGGACAAGTTGGACCAAATCCACCTCCACGTGGTCGACAAAGGTTGAGATCAAGGCACTGCCGGCTGCAGCCGCTTCAGGGCCGTGACCCAGTCCATCCACCACCGCCAGAAGCCAGCCTGTCGGTGTACGGACAACAAGATAATTATCCCCGGACAGTTCTTCACCAGGCATCGGTCGCCCGGCAACACTCCACTGCAGCTCCCCGTAATCAGAAGTGATCATTGGCTTCGTTCCCATTTAACCATCCGGACGATGGTTCCCTTACCCGTTTCGGAGATGATCTCGAAGTCGTCCATGAGCCTCTTCGCTCCGGGAAGTCCCATTCCCATGCCCCTTGAAGTAGTAAAGCCATCCTGCATCGCCTGTTCGATATCATCTATGCCGGGTCCCTGATCACGCGCAATGACAGCCAGACCACGTCTGCCGCTCACAACCACACTGCTGAACTCTATCTCGCCGGAGCCCGCGTACTGCACGATGTTGCGGGCAACTTCGGAAATTGCGGTGGCCAAAAGAGTCAGATCACTGCCGGAGATGCCGATTTTACCAGCCAGCTGGCGCGCCTTGAGGCGAGCGGACATCACGTCCACATCGGCGGAGATAGTTATAATTTCAGGGTCCATGACCGCTTGTTCCGTTTTTTGGTTCAGCTTTCCTGAGCATGGCAAGACCATCTTCCAGATCAAGGCTGGTCATACTTCCCTGCAGAGTCAATCCCAGTTGAACCATGGAAAAAGCGATTTCCGGCTGGATGCCGACAATCACCACTTTGGCACCTAAAAGACGGACCATCGCAGTTATGGTACGCAGAATCCGGACCGCAAACGAATCCATGATGTCAAGTGCCGTCACATCGATAACCACGCCCCTGGACCGGTGGCGGCGAACCTCTCGAATAAGTTTTTCCTGTAGACTTCTGAGATCGGCATCGGTCAATGCGCCCTGTATCGAGGCAATCAGAAAATGTCCCTGTTTTAAGATCGGAACCTCCATGACTTCTCATCCTCATCGTAGTTGTCATCACTCTCCCTATATTTTTTGACCTGATATCCAAGCAGCCGCTCCGCATGTTCTATGCCATTTTGCAGATCGCCGACGGTATGGACCGTCCCCAGGTCGATACCTATGGTCACCATGGTCAAAGCAATCTCAGGAGAAATGCCGGAGATCACCACTTCGGCACCCATCAGGCGTGCCGCTTCAACCGTCTGCAGCAGATGATTGGCCACCCGGGAATCGACGCTGGCCACACCGGTAATATCGATGACAATCACCTTGGCCCGATTGGCACGGATTGATTCCAACAGGTCTTCGGTCAACTGCCGGGCGCGCTGAGAATCAATCTGGCCGATAATAGGCAAGAGCAGCATGCCTTCACGAAAAGGTAAAACCGGAGTCGACAATTCCCGTATAGCTTCACGCTGCAGTGTCTTAATGGTACGCTCACGCGAGTCAATATAGGTGTCAATGGCCAGAGAGATATCCAGGAAGGTGAGTTTTACCAGTGAGAAGAAAGCTGCAGTCGCGCTTTCCGATTCACTGCTTTTGCTTTCAAAAATGAGTTTTCCGGCTGTTCGCAAATAGAAATTGTACATGGCCAGGTAGTGGTTGACTGGTAGGTCTATCTGCTCGTGAATAGCGCCTATCCGGAGCCGGTCTTCGGCATAAGTCAGGTCGTAATCTCCCTGCATCAGACGGACGAAGTAGGCTTTCTGTTTGGCCTTCACCCTGTCAAGGGTGGCTGAATCAGGGAAAAACGCCTTCATCTCATCAAACTGCAAAAGGTGTTTGTAGAATGCCCCGATGATCTGGTCGGCTTTGTTTTCGGCAAGAGAAGCAAGCTCTCTCAATCGCTGTTCGTCTTCACTTCCGAACTCGAGGAATTTTTTGCGCTGCTCCAGGTCCTGTTCGGTGATACCCATCATCTCGGCAAGGCTCAGGAATTTTTCCGTAAGCTGGCTTGAGAGCGGGGACATAATAAACCTCCATCTCTATAAAAGACAATCACCCTGGTCCCAGTCCCGGGCAGCGAGTGACTGCTGTTGTGGCGGAAAGCGCTTCCGGGGTGCAGGCCTGCAGCAGGCACCGTCATTCTCACATATGTCTACGTATCGTAAGAAAGGCTCTGCATCCTCTTTAATAGTAATAATAATAGTTCTCAAGCTGCCGTCAAGATGGGTCACACCGGGAACGGAATTCTGAATTGCAAGTGAAGCAATGGCAGACAATGAAAGACCGACATAGTTTCTCTATGGTACTTAGAGAAAAGTTCCACCATTGCACTTGGTTTCTATGCTGGCTCTATATATGTTAGGTTAAAGTTTGCTGAAACACCTGGTGGTAATGAGAAATCTCCGTTTCTCCTTGATAATACGTAAGACGGATGTCTCGATTTATTCTCCCCGGTATGAAAATGAAATCAGCAATAATGATATTTTTTTTACCTGAACCTGTCGATAGACAAGGAACGGACTGGTGTTTCTGGTATATTTTGCTAAAGTGTTGTGGTATTGCCCTACAAAAAGAAAAGGGCAGCAGACAATCAGAATCGGTGAGCACGCTGTTTCCCCTCTAACCAACAGGACCGGAACAGAATTGCCGGCTACAACAATGAAAGTATGGATCTTCGGCATGCTTTACATCAGGAAACCAACACTTTCCGGTAAAAATGCTAAATGAGAATGTGTGTTACCATGAACATTTTGAAAAGAGTTCAGATATCTCTGTTGGTGTTGGTTCTCCCTGCCGCTTTTGTCTCTGCAGCGCAGGCCCAAGGCCCGTCACTTGCCGAAGAAATGACTCGGTTTCTGGAATGTTATCCGGTTGAGCTGGTCGTCCGCGACCAGCAGAATCACGCCATCCGCCAAAAAGATGTTTGCCTGGCAACGATTTACCATGAAACCGGGGCTCAGCCCCTCTGGGTAACGGCCGACGGACCTGGTACGCGGGCCGCCGTTATCCTGAAATACCTGAAAAATGCCGCAGAGGAAGGGCTGGATGCCGGCAGTTATGAGGTAGAAGAAATCGAGGCCCTCTGGCATGATCCTTCTCTGTCATCCCTGGCGCGGCTTGACACGCTGCTCACCTTCAATGCTGTAAAGTATATCCATAATGTCAACCAAGGAGAATTTGAACCCTATGTTGTCGACCCTGAACTCTTCGCAGAGGCCGGAAAACAACAATTTACCCCGGTTGACATTGTTGAGAGGATGATCGCCGCTACGGATCTTGATCGATTTTTTCGGCAAATGCCTCCGCAAAATATGCACTATCGCGCTTTGAAAGCAGGGCTTGCCGTCTACCGCAACATGGAGCAGTCGACTGCCCTGGAGGAGATTGAGCGGAATACTACCATTCACCCTGGAGATAATGATGGCAGAATCCCCCTGATCAGGGGACGTCTGGCTCTCTTTGCCGGCCGAGTTCCTAATCAGGATGAGAGGACACTCTATGACGACCACCTTGAGGAGCAAATACTGCTCTTTCAGGAATTGCATGGACTGCAAAGAGATGGACTTATCGGGCCCCAAACCATTGCTGCACTCAACATTTCTCCCGCGGAGCGGGTTGAACAGATTCGAGTCAACATGGCGCGCTGGCGCTGGCAGGATCACGATATCGGTGAGGAATATGTCCTTGTCAATATAGCAAATTTCAGACTGTACGCCTATCGTGGGGGAGAGCTTCAGCTCAATATCCCGGTAATCGTCGGGCAGTTTCAGCATCAGACCCCTGTTTTTTCGGATCAGATAAAATATCTCGAAATCAATCCTTTCTGGAATATCCCACCTAGCATTGCTGTTAATGAGAAGCTATCAGAATTACGTGAGAATCCCCATTCTCTGGTGGAGAAAAATATACGCCTTTTTTCAAGCTGGCAGGAAGACGGGATCGAACTCGACTCCACAGCAATCGATTGGGCCGGGGTAACACCTGGACAGATGGCCCGCTACAAACTCCGTCAAGACCCTGGGCCAAGTAACGCTCTAGGCCAGCTCAAGTTTGTTTTCCCTAATCATTATTCCGTTTATCTCCATGATACCCCAACAAAAAATCTATTTACTAAAGAGAGGCGGTACTTCAGCCATGGCTGCATCCGGGTCTCCACCCCTGTTCAGCTGGCGGTATTCATGCTCGAGGAGAATGAACAGAGCTGGAATGAGGCCAAAATAAGAGAGCTGATTGCGTCTCAGAAGAGAAAGGTGCTGCGCATAAGCCCGCCCTTGCCGGTGCATCTGACCTACCAGACGGCATGGGTAGACAAAAATGGCAGAATCCATTTTAATGAGGACATTTACGCCCGTGACAAAAAGCTACTTAAGGCACTGAATATAAAATGAATATAGAAAAATACACCAGAGGAGGACAAAGCATAGTGGATACTCAAAGATCCATGAGCAGGCGTTCCTTTCTTTCCGCTTCGCTGTGCACTGCCGCCGGTCTGTTCCTGCCCGATGGCGTGCTGGCGATGAAAAAGGAATCGAAAAGGCTGCGATTTTATCACACCCACACCGGTCGGAACCTGGAAATCAAATACAGTCCGGGAGGCTATCGTTCTGTGCGTCAAGCTTTGGAAGACTTTCTTTGCGATTTTCGCACCGGTGAAAAACATCCTCTCGATCCCCGTCTCTTTGACAGCCTCTATGCCATCCAGAACCGATGCGCTCAGCAGGCCTCCTTTGAGATAATATCCGGATATCGTTCACCGAAGACCAACGCCAGTTTGCGCAAAAACAGCTCCGGAGTGGCTCGGAAAAGCTTACATATGCAGGGAAGAGCCCTTGATATCAGGGCCTCAGAGCTGTCCACCCGCACACTTCGAGATCTGGCAATGCAGCTCCATGACGGCGGTGTCGGCTATTATCCCGCATCGGATTTTATCCATATAGATACAGGCCGCAAAAGAAGCTGGTAGCACGCTCTCTTTACAACCATATCCTGAGACCGGCGACCAGGGACAGCGTATCGGTATCCTCACCCTCCGCCTCGGCCAGATCCTCCGCTTCAAATAGCTTGCGGTTCCATGAAACGCCGATATAGGGAGCGAACTCCCTGGTGAAGTGATACCGCAGCCGCAGTCCCATCTCAATGAAGTTGATTCCCTGACCGACACCGTATTCTTCAACTTCCTGCAAGGCCACAAGGGTTTCGAAGCGCGGCTGGAGGACCAGACGCTGGGAGAGAAGCATGTCATACTCAACTTCGACAACAGCGGAAAGATCGCCGTCTTCACTGAGGTAAGCGGTGGCCTCGCTCTCGAACCAGTATGGTGCGAGTCCCTGGATACCGAAGGCGGCAAAGGTCCTGTCCGGATCAGGCTTGAAGTCGTGGCGAATACCCAATTGCAAATCCCAGAATGACGAGATGTTACGGCTGTAGAGCAACTCCGTCTCAGCCTCCTCCACCTTTTCCTCATCCACCAGCCAGGAACCCTCACTTTTGAACCAGAGCTTGTTGTAGTCGAAACCGGCCCAGGCCTGCACATCCCACAACAGCGCCGCATCACCCTCCCTGCTCTGGTATTCGATACGGTCGCCGATGAAACGAGTAAAAAGCTCGTTGTCATGCACGAACTGCACATCGAAATTCTGCTGCGCCCCCTGCTGGGCATCCTGCACGTGCTTTTGTACACGCTGGCCGACCTCGGGATCTGTCTCGACCTCGCTATAATCGGCTGGGAAGTCACGTTCTTCGGGATCGGTATACGATCCCTCGGCACAAAAACCTCCTGCCGGCAGAGAAATGACAGCGCATATCATCATGGTGAATAGGTGTCGCATCAGCAAATCCTCCTTTTCAGGCTACGCGGACCACCTGGGCCATCCCGGCTTCCATGTGGTAGAGCAGGTGGCAGTGAAAAGCCCAGTCTCCTTTTTCAATGGGCGTGATTAATACCGACAGCACCTCGCCGGGTTTAGTAAGTATGGTATGTTTGAAGGGCAGCTTTTCCGCACCATTTTCCAGCTGCATCCACATTCCATGCAAGTGAATGGGATGTTCCATCATGGTGTGGTTGACGAGAAAGAGACGCAGCCGTTCATTGTGCCGGAAGAGATAGGGGCCGGGATGTTCGCTGAACTTTTTGCCGTCGAAGCTGAACATGTAGCGTTCCATATTGGCGGTGATGTTGACGGTCATTTCCCTGTCGACGATATCGGAATACTTCTGCGGCTCCGTGGAGATGAGGTCGTCGTAGGTCAGCACCCGCCAGCCGTCGTCTCCAAGGCCGATGCCGGTCTCGTCAAGCCGGTATTTGGGATTCATGATCACCATGACCACGTTGGCGTTGGATTTCTCCGGCTTAAACGGAGTCGGTCCATTCGGTCCAGGTATGCGCGGGTCGTGGCGCGGAGGCTGACCTTTATTGCTATGCTGCATCTTGCCATGCGGCATCTTCTCTTCCCTGCTCATGCCGAAAAAGGTCTTGTCCATACCGCCCATGCCGATATCCTCCAGACGTCGGACGGGTCTCGGCCGCAGCTGGGGAACCGGCGCCGAAAGGCCCGGCTCGGGAGAGAGGGTGCCGCGCGTGTAGCCGCTGCGATCCAGCGATTCGGCGAAGATGGTGAAGGGCTTGTCCTGTCTCGGCCTGACCAGCACGTCGTAGGTTTCGGCCACACCGATGCGGAACTCGTGTACTGGAACCGGACGCACAGCCTTGCCGTCTGCCATGACCACCTCCATGTCCATGCCCGGGATGCGAATGTCGAAATTGGTCATGGTGGAAGCGTTGATGAAGCGCAGGCGGATAATCTCTCCGGGGTTAAACAGCGCC
This region of Desulfopila inferna genomic DNA includes:
- a CDS encoding YaiI/YqxD family protein, with protein sequence MKIWIDADACPAVIKEILYKASLRKKMQLILVANTPLRIPHSPYIHKMLVGAGPDVADKKIVENIAAGDLVITADIPLAAEVIAKGGHALSPRGEMFSAESIGGRLSMRDFLDDLRSNGINTGGPAPLSNSDRQKFAGQLDKLLTEKAGNTAGNQDQ
- a CDS encoding EAL domain-containing protein — encoded protein: MNNLPQGDLPAAFAVVYRQALMAYVTGETSEESLMQAYDLGRSAVDKNINILELIAMHQEVLREAVPTEGAASHLREYLTRGQEFLAEVMAPFEMMHRSFNETISQLQEINATLEQRVEKRTRDLRESESKTADLARLYRILSSINSTIVRRQDCGELFREACRIAVEDGGYQMAWISVEGEDEQSAANTCCRLTDDGSACQVTPIKTISNEVDEDLDKLYRDGEPVVRHRRRESIIAKAGAAVEYAAYALLPLQLEEKTVGVFAFFSRNPEDFNDAEMQLLVELAGDLSFALDHISKEKQLNYLAYHDALTGLFNRNFLMEHLPLQFRVATRADNMVALLIIDLLHFSGINNTYGRHVGDQLLKQVGRRLCDATGNQETVARVGAHGFAVSLAGLMNTDQVAHRLEQEVLNNFNEPFKIHDEEIHVRVRVGIALFPSDGTDPDALYKYGEMALKKAHSQGVTYLLYNPAMNDRIVQSVTMEAKLRNAIVRGRLVLSYQPKIFTADESIAGMEVLVRYDDPEEGLVFPGRFIPLMEGTDMIIEIGNWVIRHAVDDLLRWRQLQLDPPRIAVNVSPYQLRQPNFVRSLMQMVGDTEDHGLDIEITEGALMEDAEENVSKLRAIRESGFGVAIDDFGTGYSSLSYLSRLPVTALKIDRSFILDMTERSSSRAIVSTIINLAHSLNLEVIAEGVDREEHVKLLRGFGCDIIQGNIYSLPLSKEEMTALLRRRKREGGVFHWS
- a CDS encoding SpoIIE family protein phosphatase, giving the protein MGTKPMITSDYGELQWSVAGRPMPGEELSGDNYLVVRTPTGWLLAVVDGLGHGPEAAAAGSALISTFVDHVEVDLVQLVRFGHEALKGTRGCACALAAIDSRQCLLGWIGIGNVEGVVHRIQGERLFAEYITMRGGIVGYRLPNLQPTFVNLDDGDLLVMATDGINSDFVQMIAGRDPERLSASILNNYAKSTDDALVLVACWCPQAGRQEDDLK
- a CDS encoding anti-sigma regulatory factor, which translates into the protein MDPEIITISADVDVMSARLKARQLAGKIGISGSDLTLLATAISEVARNIVQYAGSGEIEFSSVVVSGRRGLAVIARDQGPGIDDIEQAMQDGFTTSRGMGMGLPGAKRLMDDFEIISETGKGTIVRMVKWERSQ
- a CDS encoding STAS domain-containing protein, with the protein product MEVPILKQGHFLIASIQGALTDADLRSLQEKLIREVRRHRSRGVVIDVTALDIMDSFAVRILRTITAMVRLLGAKVVIVGIQPEIAFSMVQLGLTLQGSMTSLDLEDGLAMLRKAEPKNGTSGHGP
- a CDS encoding protoglobin domain-containing protein, with translation MSPLSSQLTEKFLSLAEMMGITEQDLEQRKKFLEFGSEDEQRLRELASLAENKADQIIGAFYKHLLQFDEMKAFFPDSATLDRVKAKQKAYFVRLMQGDYDLTYAEDRLRIGAIHEQIDLPVNHYLAMYNFYLRTAGKLIFESKSSESESATAAFFSLVKLTFLDISLAIDTYIDSRERTIKTLQREAIRELSTPVLPFREGMLLLPIIGQIDSQRARQLTEDLLESIRANRAKVIVIDITGVASVDSRVANHLLQTVEAARLMGAEVVISGISPEIALTMVTIGIDLGTVHTVGDLQNGIEHAERLLGYQVKKYRESDDNYDEDEKSWRFRS
- a CDS encoding L,D-transpeptidase family protein, whose amino-acid sequence is MNILKRVQISLLVLVLPAAFVSAAQAQGPSLAEEMTRFLECYPVELVVRDQQNHAIRQKDVCLATIYHETGAQPLWVTADGPGTRAAVILKYLKNAAEEGLDAGSYEVEEIEALWHDPSLSSLARLDTLLTFNAVKYIHNVNQGEFEPYVVDPELFAEAGKQQFTPVDIVERMIAATDLDRFFRQMPPQNMHYRALKAGLAVYRNMEQSTALEEIERNTTIHPGDNDGRIPLIRGRLALFAGRVPNQDERTLYDDHLEEQILLFQELHGLQRDGLIGPQTIAALNISPAERVEQIRVNMARWRWQDHDIGEEYVLVNIANFRLYAYRGGELQLNIPVIVGQFQHQTPVFSDQIKYLEINPFWNIPPSIAVNEKLSELRENPHSLVEKNIRLFSSWQEDGIELDSTAIDWAGVTPGQMARYKLRQDPGPSNALGQLKFVFPNHYSVYLHDTPTKNLFTKERRYFSHGCIRVSTPVQLAVFMLEENEQSWNEAKIRELIASQKRKVLRISPPLPVHLTYQTAWVDKNGRIHFNEDIYARDKKLLKALNIK
- a CDS encoding YcbK family protein gives rise to the protein MDTQRSMSRRSFLSASLCTAAGLFLPDGVLAMKKESKRLRFYHTHTGRNLEIKYSPGGYRSVRQALEDFLCDFRTGEKHPLDPRLFDSLYAIQNRCAQQASFEIISGYRSPKTNASLRKNSSGVARKSLHMQGRALDIRASELSTRTLRDLAMQLHDGGVGYYPASDFIHIDTGRKRSW
- a CDS encoding copper resistance protein B; translated protein: MRHLFTMMICAVISLPAGGFCAEGSYTDPEERDFPADYSEVETDPEVGQRVQKHVQDAQQGAQQNFDVQFVHDNELFTRFIGDRIEYQSREGDAALLWDVQAWAGFDYNKLWFKSEGSWLVDEEKVEEAETELLYSRNISSFWDLQLGIRHDFKPDPDRTFAAFGIQGLAPYWFESEATAYLSEDGDLSAVVEVEYDMLLSQRLVLQPRFETLVALQEVEEYGVGQGINFIEMGLRLRYHFTREFAPYIGVSWNRKLFEAEDLAEAEGEDTDTLSLVAGLRIWL
- a CDS encoding copper resistance system multicopper oxidase, with the protein product MDHAQGFSRREILKAGGAAIFLAGLPFSVPLPAWAASGRPDLIPTGPRSRYDLTIKYAPFFVNGREGRATVINGTVPGPLIHLREGDEIRLNVTNMLMDTEHSSIHWHGILVPFRMDGVPGVNFDGIQPGETYEYHYRVKQAGTYWYHSHSRFQEQTGTYGPLIIDPRDGEPFKYDRDYPIVLSDWSFEDPETIFRHINLEGHYYNFQRRTIWEFFEDARERGLAKTVKDRMAWGRMRMSPVDLLDVTAYTYTYLMNGHSPNMNWTALFNPGEIIRLRFINASTMTNFDIRIPGMDMEVVMADGKAVRPVPVHEFRIGVAETYDVLVRPRQDKPFTIFAESLDRSGYTRGTLSPEPGLSAPVPQLRPRPVRRLEDIGMGGMDKTFFGMSREEKMPHGKMQHSNKGQPPRHDPRIPGPNGPTPFKPEKSNANVVMVIMNPKYRLDETGIGLGDDGWRVLTYDDLISTEPQKYSDIVDREMTVNITANMERYMFSFDGKKFSEHPGPYLFRHNERLRLFLVNHTMMEHPIHLHGMWMQLENGAEKLPFKHTILTKPGEVLSVLITPIEKGDWAFHCHLLYHMEAGMAQVVRVA